The nucleotide sequence GCAGACAAATATAAAAGAAATGCGAAATTAATATCCAcgaatttattaaatttagtAAAGAAAATGAAATGTTAAAATGTGTCATTTATCAACAGCTGATTTTTAACACCTGTTTTTGTCTTAGCTGGTCACACTGCTGCCCTTTGGAATTCCAATCGtgcaatattaaaaatacttaacCAAAGGTGAATTAAAGATGAAGCCGGCCTTGAAGACGATCAATGCCACAGGAAAACACACCGCCTCGGTGATATTCTTCCATGGATCCGGCGACACGGGCCCCAATGTACTGGAGTGGGTGCGCTTCCTGCTCGGCCGGGACCTGGAGTATCCGCACATAAAGATCATCTATCCCACGGCCCCCAAGCAGAAGTACACCCCGTTGGACGGCGAGCTGTCCAATGTTTGGTTCGACCGCAAGTCCGTGAACATAGCCGCCCCGGAGAGCAGGAAGAGCATGTCCCAGTGCTATGATGCAGTCAATCAGCTCATCGATGAGGAGGTGTCCAGTGGAATCCCACTGAACAGGATCATCGTGGGCGGGTTTTCCATGGGCGGAGCCGTGGCCCTGCATACGGGCTACCACTTGAGACCCAGCTTGGCTGGCGTATTCGCACACTCCTCGTTCCTAAACCGGGGCTCCGTTGTCTACGAATCCCTGGCGAACAACCAAACGGATTCCCTTCCCGAGCTGCGAATGTTCCACGGGGAACGGGATACTCTAGTGCCACAAGACTGGGGCGTGGAGACCTTTGAATCCCTTAAAAAGCTGGGAGTAAAGGGCACATTCCATCCACTGAGAAACACCCTGCACGAACTGAAAACCGCCTCTATTACAGATCTTGAGAAATGGATTCAGGAAAAGCTGCCTCCGCTGGAAAACCAAGTGCCAAATAAGCTCTGAATGGCAAGTATTTAAACAGACTTATAATCGAATCATCAGAATAACTTATTTCTTATTCAATTGCAGTGTTTGGCATAAATCCCGTGCAATTTGGAGCGGCGCAGAGGCAAGTCTTTCCATATGCTAACGTTTTATACTGCCCCTCTCCGCCGTAATGAAAGCACATTTCTTCCTGGGCCAGAATATCCCGAGCAGCAAAAATACCTAGGGATAAACGATATATTACTCCACAAGTTGGAGCAAAGCAAGCAATAAAACTAACCTATTTTCGGTATGGGACAGTCTATTCGTACCGCTGCTATGTGGCAGTTTGGTTGACAGCTGTGGTTTAGGTAACGCCCGATGTTCCCACGTCTTGAAGGATCCACGATGGTCACCTGCTGCTTTGTTTCGCTGGTGTATTCATTCAGAACCAGTACATAGTTCATCAGGCCAAGTTCTTCATTAATCTTCAAGCGTCTTTTGGCCTCAGATGCAGTCAAAAGTTCTCCGGCATATTCGCATATGTATCCACCTTCTGGAATGTTTATTGTAGTTCGCAGACCTTTCGATCCGTATACTGGAGAATCGAATATTTCCAGATTTTTCCTTGGACCGTACTGCACAAGTCGATTGGAGCAGGAGTTTCGACTGCATTTGCATAAATCATTGCACTCAATGACGGGATTTGAGAACTTTTTTAAAACTAGTTCTATGCCGTCCTTTGGGTACTCATATTGACCTCCATGGGGACAGATTTCACTCTTTTCACAGGCTCCATTGCATTGGCATTGGTTTAGAAGAACAGAATTGTACTCATCCGCCAAACGTTCAAAATCTAAACTGTCATCGCTGGGCATTAACACAGATTCCAATACATACTCCAGACTATCTGGGTGCTCATAGTCGTCATTAAGAGCTATTTCAGATCGGTTCATTTGAAGGATTGTTTA is from Drosophila suzukii chromosome 3, CBGP_Dsuzu_IsoJpt1.0, whole genome shotgun sequence and encodes:
- the LOC108018317 gene encoding lysophospholipase-like protein 1 → MKPALKTINATGKHTASVIFFHGSGDTGPNVLEWVRFLLGRDLEYPHIKIIYPTAPKQKYTPLDGELSNVWFDRKSVNIAAPESRKSMSQCYDAVNQLIDEEVSSGIPLNRIIVGGFSMGGAVALHTGYHLRPSLAGVFAHSSFLNRGSVVYESLANNQTDSLPELRMFHGERDTLVPQDWGVETFESLKKLGVKGTFHPLRNTLHELKTASITDLEKWIQEKLPPLENQVPNKL
- the LOC108018316 gene encoding probable histone-lysine N-methyltransferase set-23, with protein sequence MNRSEIALNDDYEHPDSLEYVLESVLMPSDDSLDFERLADEYNSVLLNQCQCNGACEKSEICPHGGQYEYPKDGIELVLKKFSNPVIECNDLCKCSRNSCSNRLVQYGPRKNLEIFDSPVYGSKGLRTTINIPEGGYICEYAGELLTASEAKRRLKINEELGLMNYVLVLNEYTSETKQQVTIVDPSRRGNIGRYLNHSCQPNCHIAAVRIDCPIPKIGIFAARDILAQEEMCFHYGGEGQYKTLAYGKTCLCAAPNCTGFMPNTAIE